The following are encoded in a window of Camarhynchus parvulus chromosome 1A, STF_HiC, whole genome shotgun sequence genomic DNA:
- the FEZF1 gene encoding fez family zinc finger protein 1: MDNSGNHTATKILATPPSRESLSARSNMISTPKPLAFSIERIMARTPEPRSIPVPQLLHGSVAKGDPKHPLHLNSPIPCMIPFVPVAYDTLPKAAVAGAEPRKAHLDSSSSPSFSCGDLLNCALSLKGDFPRDALPLQQYKLVRPRVVNHSSFHAMGALCYFNRGDSPCHPSSSVNIHPVASYFLSSPLHPQPKAYLAERNKLVLPTVDKYPAGVAFKDLSQAQLQHYMKESAQILSEKIAYKTSEFSRGSPSSKPKVFTCEVCGKVFNAHYNLTRHMPVHTGARPFVCKVCGKGFRQASTLCRHKIIHTQEKPHKCNQCGKAFNRSSTLNTHTRIHAGYKPFVCEFCGKGFHQKGNYKNHKLTHSGEKQFKCNICNKAFHQVYNLTFHMHTHNDKKPFTCPTCGKGFCRNFDLKKHVRKLHDSALGLPRAPAELGGPDPPPPPGALLQGPPPLQP; this comes from the exons ATGGACAATAGTGGCAACCACACGGCGACCAAAATCCTAGCGACTCCTCCGTCCAGAGAAAGCCTGTCTGCCAGGAGCAACATGATCAGCACGCCCAAGCCACTCGCCTTCTCCATTGAGCGCATCATGGCGCGGACTCCAGAGCCCCGCTCCATCCCCGTCCCGCAGCTCCTCCATGGCTCTGTGGCCAAAGGCGACCCCAAGCATCCGCTGCACCTCAACTCCCCCATCCCCTGCATGATCCCCTTTGTCCCGGTGGCGTACGATACCCTGCCCAAAGCAGCGGTGGCTGGAGCGGAACCCAGGAAGGCTCACTTAGATTCCTCTTCCTCGCCCTCCTTTAGCTGCGGCGATCTCTTGAACTGTGCCCTGAGCTTGAAAGGAGATTTCCCCCGCGATGCCCTGCCCTTGCAGCAGTACAAACTGGTAAGACCCCGAGTGGTCAATCACTCCTCCTTCCACGCCATGGGAGCCCTGTGCTATTTCAACCGAGGCGACAGCCCCTGTCACCCGTCCTCCAGTGTCAACATCCACCCGGTGGCTTCTTATTTCCTCAGCTCTCCCTTGCACCCGCAGCCCAAGGCTTACCTGGCGGAGCGGAACAAGCTGGTGCTACCGACCGTGGACAAGTACCCGGCGGGGGTGGCCTTCAAGGACTTATCGCAGGCTCAGTTGCAGCACTACATGAAAGAAAGTGCTCAGATCCTCTCGGAAAAAATCGCCTATAAGACGTCGGAGTTCAGCCGCGGCTCCCCGAGCAGCAAGCCCAAAGTTTTCACGTGTGAAGTTTGTGGAAAG GTATTTAATGCACATTATAACTTAACGCGCCATATGCCGGTGCACACGGGAGCCAGACCCTTTGTTTGCAAAGTTTGCGGGAAGGGCTTCAGACAGGCGAGCACGCTCTGCCGGCACAAGATCATCCACACACAG gAAAAGCCACATAAGTGCAACCAGTGCGGCAAAGCTTTTAACCGGAGCTCAACCCTGAACACGCACACGCGAATACACGCCGGCTACAAACCATTTGTCTGTGAATTTTGTGGCAAAGGATTTCACCAGAAAG GCAATTACAAAAACCACAAGCTGACTCACAGCGGGGAGAAGCAATTCAAGTGCAATATCTGCAACAAGGCTTTTCACCAGGTGTACAATCTGACCTTCCACATGCACACCCACAACGACAAGAAGCCCTTCACCTGCCCCACCTGCGGCAAAGGCTTCTGCAGGAACTTTGACCTCAAGAAGCACGTCCGTAAGCTGCATGACAGCGCCCTGGGACTGCCCCGGGCCCCCGCCGAGCTGGGGGGGCCGGacccgccgcccccgcccgggGCGCTGCTGCAGGGCCCGCCGCCGCTGCAGCCGTGA